A single genomic interval of Spirosoma linguale DSM 74 harbors:
- a CDS encoding multi-sensor hybrid histidine kinase (KEGG: tdn:Suden_0219 multi-sensor hybrid histidine kinase~TIGRFAM: PAS sensor protein~PFAM: ATP-binding region ATPase domain protein; response regulator receiver; PAS fold-3 domain protein; PAS fold domain protein; PAS fold-4 domain protein; histidine kinase A domain protein~SMART: ATP-binding region ATPase domain protein; response regulator receiver; histidine kinase A domain protein; PAC repeat-containing protein; PAS domain containing protein) encodes MKRETPPLPVNEPLSTDSLHQENERLRAETKLLKDTIRQQQAELRRIEQRWKFALEGFGDAVWELNLQTREIIRSARYREILGYTLEEFPDIVEVWMDKLHPQDWQNLTDPDMSLYLSGVRKSHVTEYRLLAKDGTYKHFLDKGRVFSYSEDGKPLLMIGTSTDITHQKNIEEALRTSAHRLSNLIADFQEGILLEDENRAIVLVNQQFCNMFSVPLKPDELVGVDCSGMAEQSKGFFREQDAFVARVNQLLQEQKLVIGEEISLADGRTFERDYIPIFIDGVYAGHLWKYTDITKRKHAEDAAFYLNEKYQRIIENMNLGLIEVDLEERIVYTNQSFCAMSGYEPDELIGQVATDILLKGQNIQFMKEKNESRLRGNVDAYEVSIKNKRGDAMWWLVSGAPLYSQSGQVIGSTGIHLDITKQKQLESELRVAKQEAEHSARVKELFLANMSHEIRTPMNAILNLGQQITKTSLTEHQQFFIGMINTAASNLLVIINDILDFSKIEAGELSLEHINFDLADLIGQAVQVMTHDAEKKGLVISTEIGSGLPPTLLGDPFRINQILLNLIGNSVKFTNAGSVHIQCNSKKVAGNQLITLSVTDTGIGIAPEFLSNLFTKFTQEDGSIGRRYGGSGLGMSITKQLVDLMGGTIDVKSEKNKGTTVTVKLSLPIGKNENEVNQKQTTPNEDLLQTKRILLVEDNAMNRLVVTTILRPYGVTIVEETNGYNAVERLRKETFDIVLMDVQMPVMDGLEATRITREEISKSLPIIALTASVIRSEKEECFNVGMNDFLAKPFEGKELVSMLMKWLTGTIEVVEPEIKEADGSLYNLSRLEMISRGSQEFIQKMIQLFCTEAPDVATQIKAAYEVGDFAKVKYLAHRIKPTIDTMDITSQIDAIRKIEELAIIGENSSEFKSLVDDFEKTIHQVTEHMQQTYGTGNN; translated from the coding sequence ATGAAAAGAGAGACACCCCCTCTGCCCGTAAATGAGCCGTTATCAACCGATTCGCTGCACCAGGAAAACGAGCGACTCCGGGCTGAAACGAAGCTGCTGAAGGATACCATACGCCAGCAGCAGGCAGAGTTAAGACGTATTGAACAACGCTGGAAATTTGCACTGGAAGGCTTTGGCGATGCCGTTTGGGAACTCAATCTTCAAACCAGAGAAATCATTCGATCGGCCCGGTACCGCGAAATCCTGGGTTATACGTTGGAGGAGTTTCCGGATATTGTCGAGGTCTGGATGGATAAACTGCATCCTCAGGACTGGCAAAACTTAACCGATCCGGACATGAGTTTGTATTTGTCCGGTGTGAGGAAAAGCCATGTAACCGAATACCGCCTTCTGGCTAAAGATGGTACATATAAACATTTTCTGGACAAAGGGCGGGTGTTTAGCTATTCGGAAGACGGCAAACCACTGCTCATGATTGGTACCAGTACCGATATTACCCACCAGAAAAATATTGAAGAGGCCTTACGAACCAGCGCACATCGACTATCAAACCTCATTGCCGATTTTCAGGAAGGTATTTTGCTGGAAGACGAAAACAGAGCTATTGTACTGGTCAATCAGCAGTTTTGTAATATGTTTTCCGTGCCACTGAAACCCGACGAGTTGGTTGGCGTCGATTGCTCGGGCATGGCTGAGCAAAGCAAAGGTTTCTTTAGGGAGCAGGATGCCTTCGTAGCCCGGGTTAATCAATTGCTACAGGAACAGAAACTGGTCATTGGCGAGGAGATATCCCTGGCAGATGGGCGTACGTTTGAGCGTGACTATATCCCCATCTTCATCGATGGCGTTTATGCCGGGCATCTGTGGAAATACACCGACATCACAAAACGCAAACACGCCGAGGATGCTGCTTTTTACCTCAACGAGAAATACCAGCGTATCATCGAGAATATGAATCTGGGCCTCATTGAGGTCGATTTAGAGGAGCGTATCGTTTATACGAACCAGAGTTTTTGTGCCATGAGCGGCTATGAACCGGATGAGCTGATTGGGCAGGTTGCTACGGATATTCTGCTAAAAGGTCAGAACATTCAATTCATGAAAGAGAAGAATGAAAGCAGGCTCAGAGGCAATGTCGATGCGTATGAAGTATCCATCAAAAACAAGCGTGGCGATGCCATGTGGTGGTTGGTAAGTGGAGCCCCCTTATATTCTCAATCAGGACAGGTTATTGGCTCTACCGGTATTCATCTGGATATTACCAAGCAGAAACAACTTGAATCGGAACTGCGGGTTGCCAAGCAGGAAGCGGAACATTCGGCCCGGGTCAAAGAACTTTTCCTGGCTAATATGAGCCATGAGATTCGTACGCCCATGAATGCTATTCTAAACCTGGGTCAGCAGATCACAAAAACGAGCCTGACCGAGCACCAGCAGTTTTTTATCGGCATGATTAATACGGCGGCCAGTAATCTGTTGGTTATTATTAACGATATACTGGATTTCTCGAAAATCGAAGCTGGTGAGCTTTCTCTGGAGCACATCAATTTCGATTTGGCTGATCTTATTGGGCAGGCCGTGCAGGTGATGACACACGATGCTGAAAAGAAAGGGTTGGTAATTTCTACGGAAATTGGCTCTGGTCTGCCGCCGACACTTTTGGGAGATCCGTTTCGCATAAACCAGATTCTATTAAACCTGATCGGTAATTCGGTTAAGTTTACAAACGCCGGTAGTGTGCATATTCAGTGCAATTCCAAGAAGGTGGCCGGCAATCAGCTAATTACGCTGTCTGTAACTGATACCGGAATTGGGATCGCCCCTGAGTTCCTGAGCAATTTATTTACGAAATTTACGCAGGAAGATGGTAGTATTGGGCGTCGGTATGGTGGGTCCGGGCTCGGGATGAGCATCACCAAGCAATTGGTTGATCTGATGGGTGGTACTATTGATGTAAAAAGCGAAAAAAATAAAGGAACTACAGTAACTGTAAAGTTATCACTGCCCATAGGGAAGAACGAAAACGAAGTGAATCAGAAACAAACTACTCCTAATGAAGACCTCCTGCAGACGAAACGTATTTTGCTGGTAGAGGATAATGCCATGAATCGACTGGTGGTTACAACCATTCTTAGACCGTATGGGGTAACTATCGTTGAAGAAACGAATGGCTACAACGCCGTAGAGAGGCTCCGGAAAGAAACATTCGATATCGTATTAATGGATGTGCAAATGCCGGTCATGGATGGGCTGGAAGCCACCCGCATCACACGTGAGGAGATTAGTAAATCACTTCCTATTATTGCCCTGACCGCCAGCGTCATACGAAGCGAGAAAGAGGAGTGTTTTAACGTGGGTATGAATGACTTCCTGGCAAAGCCATTTGAAGGAAAAGAACTGGTTAGCATGCTCATGAAGTGGCTCACTGGTACTATTGAGGTTGTAGAGCCGGAAATTAAAGAAGCGGATGGGTCGCTCTATAACTTGTCCCGATTAGAAATGATCAGCCGGGGTAGCCAGGAGTTTATTCAGAAAATGATTCAACTATTCTGTACGGAAGCACCAGATGTAGCCACTCAGATAAAAGCAGCTTATGAAGTCGGCGATTTTGCGAAAGTGAAGTACCTGGCTCACCGGATAAAGCCTACCATTGATACAATGGATATTACATCGCAGATAGACGCCATCCGTAAAATCGAGGAGCTGGCGATTATTGGAGAAAATTCCAGCGAATTTAAATCGCTCGTTGATGATTTTGAAAAGACAATCCACCAGGTTACCGAGCACATGCAACAAACCTACGGCACTGGAAATAATTAA
- a CDS encoding putative two component, sigma54 specific, transcriptional regulator, Fis family (PFAM: sigma-54 factor interaction domain-containing protein; response regulator receiver~SMART: response regulator receiver; AAA ATPase~KEGG: pca:Pcar_1960 response regulator transcription factor), with amino-acid sequence MNESDIYRIFIVEDDPWYGEVLKYHLSLNPNYELHRFTTGEDCLKYISVCQPHLITLDYSLPDTNGAELFRRIQERLPDTPVIVISGQKDVETAVGLLQAGVYNYFVKDDRTKDLLWNAILKIRENQSLKQEVDQLREELGQKYDFNSIIKGSSQAIGKVFTLVEKAVRTNINVSITGETGTGKELVAKAIHYHSDRRKKPFVAVNMAAIPKELAESELFGHEKGSFTGAMNKKIGRFEEANKGTLFLDEIAELDLTLQSKLLRVLQERELTRVGGSEKIMLDIRLVIASHKDLLEEVRQGRFREDLYYRIMGLPIALPPLRERSTDIMLLARHFLDEFCKDNRLGTMTILPATTEKLMRYNYPGNVRELKSIIQLAAVMSDGVEIRPDDLLFTSLSGTNGNMAEEMTLRDYTIQIIKSYLKKYDNNVLLVADKLDIGKSTIYKMIQNDELSLS; translated from the coding sequence ATGAATGAGTCTGATATCTACCGTATTTTTATTGTTGAAGATGATCCATGGTATGGTGAAGTGCTGAAATATCACCTGTCCCTGAACCCTAATTATGAACTTCACCGGTTTACGACCGGTGAAGATTGTCTTAAATACATCAGCGTGTGTCAGCCCCACCTGATTACGCTTGATTATTCATTACCCGATACCAACGGGGCTGAGCTATTTCGGCGTATTCAGGAACGATTGCCTGATACGCCGGTCATTGTTATCAGTGGGCAGAAAGATGTTGAAACGGCTGTAGGATTACTACAGGCGGGGGTTTACAATTATTTTGTGAAGGATGATCGGACGAAAGATCTCCTGTGGAATGCAATCCTTAAAATCCGGGAAAATCAAAGCCTTAAGCAGGAAGTAGATCAGCTCCGCGAAGAATTAGGTCAGAAGTATGACTTTAATTCAATCATTAAAGGTAGCAGTCAGGCAATAGGCAAAGTTTTTACCCTTGTCGAAAAAGCCGTTCGGACAAACATCAACGTGTCGATCACTGGCGAAACCGGTACCGGAAAAGAACTGGTCGCCAAAGCAATACACTACCACTCTGACCGTCGTAAAAAGCCGTTTGTTGCCGTCAATATGGCAGCTATCCCGAAAGAACTGGCTGAAAGCGAATTGTTTGGGCATGAAAAAGGGTCATTCACCGGTGCGATGAACAAAAAAATCGGCCGCTTTGAAGAAGCCAACAAAGGCACCTTATTTCTCGATGAGATTGCGGAACTGGATTTGACATTACAAAGCAAATTACTACGGGTTTTGCAGGAACGTGAGCTTACCCGAGTGGGTGGCAGCGAAAAAATCATGCTGGACATCCGGCTGGTTATTGCGTCGCACAAAGACTTGCTGGAGGAGGTCAGGCAGGGGCGCTTTCGGGAGGATCTGTACTACCGGATTATGGGATTACCCATTGCGCTGCCCCCGCTTCGTGAACGCTCTACAGACATAATGTTGCTGGCAAGACACTTCCTGGATGAATTTTGTAAGGATAATCGCCTGGGTACAATGACTATTTTACCCGCAACTACCGAAAAGTTAATGCGGTACAACTATCCCGGTAACGTGCGCGAGTTAAAGTCCATTATTCAACTGGCTGCCGTGATGAGTGATGGTGTTGAAATCAGACCCGACGACCTGTTGTTTACGTCCCTTTCCGGAACTAATGGAAATATGGCCGAAGAAATGACACTTCGCGATTACACAATTCAGATTATTAAGTCTTACCTGAAAAAGTACGATAACAATGTACTCCTCGTGGCTGATAAACTGGATATAGGTAAATCCACTATTTACAAGATGATCCAGAACGATGAGCTTTCTCTATCCTGA
- a CDS encoding Glycosyl transferase, family 4, conserved region (PFAM: Glycosyl transferase, family 4, conserved region~KEGG: ses:SARI_03735 hypothetical protein) has product MIQDLLTTNSLILGFLIALVSCWVLLPFLIKLSPKIGLVDKPNFRKVHQKLIPAIGGLTIALAVTFTALVYAPLRHLLTANLPLTIALATLTITGVLDDRLNLPAILRLGIQLGCAYLIAKYGIRLTSLHGVFGITELSVFFQYAITMFVLTVMANAFNLIDGVDGLAGSLAFGNSVVFSVLAIVVGQQEWLALLLPVAGALLAFLRYNWRPAKLFMGDGGSVVLGFLTAALGIIFIEGSYKQTADYGSYAIILTTASCMIPLIDALRVAINRMRKGKSPFAADKNHMHHWFLKHRFVHSEITLRIVKMHAGLTAMSILASFIFSVTTIIFLQIFAVIIYTWLIQFSHAFLKNVRLVKALETKFVP; this is encoded by the coding sequence ATGATACAAGATCTTCTTACTACGAACAGCCTTATTCTTGGCTTCCTGATTGCCCTGGTAAGCTGCTGGGTGCTTTTACCCTTTCTCATTAAGTTGAGCCCCAAAATCGGGCTGGTTGATAAACCCAACTTCCGAAAAGTACACCAGAAGCTGATTCCGGCCATTGGCGGACTGACGATCGCGCTGGCCGTTACGTTTACGGCACTAGTATATGCGCCGTTGCGCCATTTACTGACCGCAAACCTACCGCTGACTATTGCCTTGGCAACGCTTACGATAACCGGCGTGCTTGACGACCGACTGAACCTTCCGGCCATACTTCGCCTGGGAATTCAGTTAGGCTGTGCCTACCTGATCGCTAAATATGGTATACGTCTGACATCGCTTCATGGAGTGTTTGGTATAACGGAACTGTCCGTGTTTTTTCAATATGCCATCACCATGTTTGTCCTGACCGTTATGGCAAACGCCTTTAATTTGATCGATGGTGTGGATGGTCTCGCGGGAAGCCTGGCATTTGGCAACAGTGTTGTGTTCAGTGTTTTAGCCATTGTGGTAGGTCAGCAGGAATGGCTGGCGCTGCTGCTGCCCGTGGCCGGTGCCTTGCTGGCATTCCTGAGGTATAACTGGCGCCCCGCCAAACTATTCATGGGCGATGGGGGCTCGGTAGTACTTGGCTTTCTCACGGCTGCTTTAGGCATTATATTCATTGAAGGCTCTTATAAGCAGACGGCCGATTATGGCTCTTATGCCATTATTTTAACCACTGCCAGCTGCATGATTCCCTTAATTGACGCCCTCCGCGTAGCCATCAACCGGATGCGAAAAGGGAAATCGCCATTTGCCGCCGACAAAAATCACATGCACCACTGGTTCCTGAAGCACCGCTTTGTTCACTCGGAAATCACCCTGCGTATCGTTAAAATGCATGCTGGTCTAACGGCTATGTCTATTCTGGCCTCATTTATATTCAGTGTGACAACAATCATTTTCCTTCAGATTTTTGCCGTTATTATTTATACCTGGTTGATTCAGTTCAGTCATGCCTTCCTCAAAAACGTCAGGCTGGTGAAAGCACTTGAGACAAAATTTGTTCCCTAA
- a CDS encoding Protein of unknown function DUF1972 (PFAM: Protein of unknown function DUF1972; glycosyl transferase group 1~KEGG: gur:Gura_3051 glycosyl transferase, group 1), producing MSKTNVAIIGTVGIPAKYGGFETLAEHLVDHLGNETNITVYCTTKKYGQSERPATYKGARLVYLPFDANGIQSIIYDCFSILHALFYADVMLILGVSGGFMVPFVRWFTKKKIIISIDGIEWKRNKWSKLARWYLWAAEWVAVRYSHADISDNESIQNYTAIRYKTLSHIIEYGADHTIAVSPTPADRETYPFLAAPYAFTVCRIEPENNIHLILEAFAQLPKHTLVMVGNWTNSEYGASLREQHKKDTNIHLLDPIYDQRQLDLLRSNCLIYVHGHSAGGTNPSLVEAMYLGLPVIAFDVAYNRSTTENKALFFRTSAELTKHIQNTSISELKNRADIMKTIAYRRYTWTVIAQKYAYLIRLVQQVSTKKELNSLAGTRLSSDWLLESELAHLERPSYFYE from the coding sequence ATGAGTAAGACCAACGTAGCAATTATTGGAACTGTAGGTATCCCGGCCAAATATGGCGGTTTCGAAACCCTAGCCGAGCATCTGGTGGATCACCTGGGTAACGAAACAAACATAACGGTCTACTGTACGACCAAGAAGTATGGTCAGTCTGAGCGGCCGGCGACGTATAAAGGGGCACGGTTGGTATACCTGCCTTTCGACGCTAACGGTATTCAGAGTATCATTTATGACTGCTTCAGTATTTTACATGCATTATTTTATGCCGACGTAATGCTCATTCTGGGTGTCAGCGGGGGCTTTATGGTGCCCTTTGTCCGGTGGTTTACCAAGAAAAAAATTATCATCTCGATTGACGGTATTGAGTGGAAACGGAACAAATGGAGCAAACTTGCCCGCTGGTATCTGTGGGCGGCCGAATGGGTAGCTGTACGTTATTCACACGCGGATATTTCGGACAATGAGTCGATTCAGAATTACACCGCCATTCGCTACAAGACGCTGAGCCATATTATTGAGTATGGCGCCGACCACACCATCGCGGTTAGCCCAACGCCTGCCGACCGCGAAACGTATCCATTTTTGGCTGCTCCCTACGCGTTTACCGTTTGCCGAATCGAGCCGGAAAACAACATTCATCTGATATTGGAGGCTTTTGCCCAATTACCGAAGCATACGCTGGTTATGGTAGGAAACTGGACAAACAGTGAGTACGGAGCCAGTCTGCGCGAACAACATAAAAAAGATACGAATATTCATTTACTCGACCCTATTTATGACCAGCGTCAGCTTGATTTGCTGCGCAGCAATTGCCTGATTTATGTTCATGGGCACAGTGCCGGTGGAACAAACCCATCCCTGGTAGAAGCCATGTACCTCGGTTTACCGGTTATTGCGTTCGATGTAGCCTACAACCGGTCGACTACGGAAAACAAGGCTCTGTTTTTTAGAACATCGGCCGAATTGACCAAGCATATTCAGAACACCTCGATCAGCGAACTGAAGAACCGGGCCGATATCATGAAGACCATTGCTTATCGCCGGTATACCTGGACTGTGATTGCCCAGAAATACGCTTACCTGATTCGCCTTGTACAGCAGGTATCTACCAAAAAAGAACTGAACTCCCTGGCCGGTACACGCCTGTCTTCCGATTGGCTGCTGGAGTCGGAATTGGCTCACTTAGAGAGACCATCTTACTTTTACGAATAA
- a CDS encoding glycosyl transferase group 1 (PFAM: glycosyl transferase group 1~KEGG: mrd:Mrad2831_5356 glycosyl transferase group 1) — protein MKSKRIIAVHLLNDFSGSPLVFRQALEALEEANLDVVLFTATPNGSGFLSDIPRVATQAIAYKWHPAKLVTLYYYLNIQLRLFFRLLFFLRSTDEVYINTLLPFGAALAGWLRGCRVVYHVHEVSLKPWLLKAWLRLIANVTAQEVLFVSKYTQQQTGLTRPVCRQVYNALRDSFTEQASQLAEANTAFPFTALMLCSNKAYKGIYEFVACARQLSHIRFMLVLNAKNEEVTAFTEQVNPPVNCLVYPAQADTIPFYEQAHVVLNLSRPDAWVETFGMTALEAMACGRPIIVPPVGGICELIEDSKEGFTVDARQTEEVIQRLQLLSSDINLYLKMAQAARRRSAFFSARRFREQITSVFLPEQVSSRSVYSLEKVSRIENE, from the coding sequence ATGAAATCGAAGCGAATAATTGCCGTTCATTTACTTAATGACTTCAGTGGTAGCCCTCTGGTTTTTCGGCAGGCCCTGGAAGCACTTGAAGAGGCAAATCTTGATGTTGTTTTGTTTACCGCTACGCCTAATGGGAGTGGTTTTTTGAGTGACATACCTAGAGTGGCAACCCAGGCTATTGCCTATAAGTGGCATCCGGCCAAGCTGGTCACTCTGTATTATTATCTCAATATTCAGCTTCGGCTGTTTTTCAGACTTTTGTTTTTTCTACGGTCGACCGATGAGGTGTATATTAACACCTTGCTTCCTTTTGGCGCGGCACTGGCCGGTTGGCTGCGCGGTTGCCGGGTGGTTTATCACGTACATGAAGTTAGCTTAAAGCCGTGGCTGTTAAAGGCCTGGCTGCGACTTATTGCAAACGTTACGGCTCAAGAGGTCTTGTTCGTATCGAAATATACCCAGCAGCAGACCGGATTAACACGCCCCGTTTGCCGACAAGTATACAATGCCTTGCGGGACTCCTTTACAGAACAGGCCAGCCAACTCGCCGAAGCCAACACCGCTTTTCCCTTTACGGCGCTGATGCTCTGCTCCAACAAGGCTTACAAAGGTATTTATGAGTTTGTGGCCTGTGCCCGTCAGTTATCGCATATTCGGTTTATGCTCGTCCTGAATGCAAAGAATGAAGAGGTTACAGCGTTTACGGAACAGGTAAACCCTCCGGTCAACTGTCTGGTTTACCCCGCACAGGCCGATACAATTCCGTTTTACGAACAGGCGCACGTAGTGCTGAACTTATCCCGGCCCGATGCCTGGGTCGAAACATTTGGCATGACGGCGCTCGAAGCTATGGCCTGCGGACGCCCGATTATTGTTCCGCCGGTAGGAGGGATATGTGAGTTGATAGAAGACTCGAAAGAAGGCTTTACCGTTGATGCCCGCCAGACAGAGGAGGTTATTCAGCGGCTTCAACTGTTGTCGTCAGATATAAACCTATATCTGAAAATGGCTCAGGCCGCTCGTCGGCGCTCCGCATTCTTCTCAGCACGCCGATTCCGTGAGCAGATAACCAGCGTTTTTTTGCCGGAGCAGGTCAGTAGTCGATCCGTGTATTCTCTGGAAAAAGTGTCCAGAATTGAGAATGAATAA
- a CDS encoding response regulator receiver protein (PFAM: response regulator receiver~SMART: response regulator receiver~KEGG: gbm:Gbem_0283 two component, sigma54 specific, transcriptional regulator, fis family) has product MENNKSLSIFILDDDPFCGSLYEQHVRNLGFTNVKFFMDGQECLNSLTEQPDVIFLDYHMEPLNGLDVLRKIKRFNPNIYLVVVSSQEDVQVAVNSLKYGAFDYIIKGRNEFERIGSVLRKVQEVIELLKQHPQGKWKKLRNMLGIEPKQ; this is encoded by the coding sequence ATGGAAAATAACAAATCCTTATCCATTTTTATTCTCGACGACGATCCATTTTGTGGCAGTCTTTACGAACAGCACGTCCGTAACCTGGGCTTTACGAATGTAAAATTCTTTATGGATGGGCAGGAATGCTTAAACAGTCTGACTGAACAACCTGACGTTATTTTCCTGGATTACCACATGGAGCCCCTCAACGGCCTTGATGTTTTACGGAAAATAAAGCGCTTCAACCCAAACATTTATCTGGTTGTTGTTTCCAGTCAGGAAGATGTACAGGTAGCGGTCAATTCCCTGAAATATGGTGCCTTCGATTACATCATCAAAGGGCGCAATGAATTCGAGCGTATAGGCTCGGTATTGAGAAAAGTTCAGGAGGTGATAGAGCTTCTTAAGCAGCATCCGCAGGGAAAATGGAAAAAATTGCGGAACATGCTCGGCATTGAGCCAAAGCAGTAA
- a CDS encoding response regulator receiver protein (PFAM: response regulator receiver~SMART: response regulator receiver~KEGG: gsu:GSU1119 sensor histidine kinase/response regulator) → METTRSLSIFILDDNPFCGTITEQHIRNLDYTDVDLFTDEETCLNQLGRRPDIIFLDYPSKSPDGLDIIRKIGRINPDIYIVVFTDQENREATVHSRKYGAFDYVVRGHDDLNKIHTVLKKIEEVMTLLELRPPGSTTLHRS, encoded by the coding sequence ATGGAAACAACACGATCTTTGTCAATATTTATTCTGGATGATAATCCCTTTTGTGGAACTATTACCGAACAACATATTCGTAATCTTGACTATACCGATGTTGACTTATTTACAGACGAAGAAACCTGTTTAAACCAGCTTGGCAGGAGGCCGGACATTATCTTCCTGGATTACCCATCAAAATCCCCGGATGGTCTGGATATTATTCGCAAAATTGGTCGCATCAACCCGGATATTTATATAGTCGTTTTTACTGATCAGGAAAATAGGGAGGCTACCGTACACTCGCGTAAATACGGAGCGTTTGATTATGTAGTCAGAGGTCATGATGACCTGAATAAAATACACACTGTGCTGAAAAAAATCGAGGAGGTTATGACGCTTTTGGAATTGCGACCACCTGGCAGCACCACTCTCCACAGGTCATAA
- a CDS encoding short-chain dehydrogenase/reductase SDR (PFAM: short-chain dehydrogenase/reductase SDR~KEGG: mes:Meso_2224 short-chain dehydrogenase/reductase SDR) has protein sequence MDKDLLGKTALVTGAASGIGKAVAELYGLRGANVMISDIDEQQGQRVAEQLTTAGVNARFCKSDVGDPLQCQKLVQETVTAFGALDIACNNAGIGGELNMTADYSLDGWHRIINVNLNSVFFCMKYELEQMLKQGKGTIVNMASILGQVGTPGSPGYVTAKHGMVGLTKTAAIEYASHGIRINAVGPGYIDTPLLSVLSDDIKQQLIGLHPIGRLGKSEEVAELVVWLSSDKASFVTGSYYPVDGGYLAR, from the coding sequence ATGGATAAAGACTTACTCGGAAAAACAGCTCTGGTAACCGGAGCCGCTTCCGGCATTGGCAAAGCAGTGGCAGAGCTCTACGGGCTGCGCGGGGCAAATGTGATGATCTCTGACATTGATGAGCAACAGGGCCAGCGAGTAGCTGAGCAACTAACAACTGCCGGTGTAAATGCCCGTTTTTGTAAAAGCGATGTTGGCGACCCGCTTCAGTGTCAGAAACTGGTACAGGAAACGGTTACTGCCTTTGGCGCACTCGATATTGCCTGCAATAATGCCGGAATTGGGGGTGAGTTGAATATGACCGCCGACTACAGTCTCGACGGCTGGCACCGTATAATCAACGTGAACCTCAACAGCGTGTTCTTCTGCATGAAGTACGAGCTGGAGCAAATGCTGAAGCAAGGCAAAGGCACTATTGTGAATATGGCCTCTATACTGGGACAAGTGGGTACACCCGGTTCGCCGGGCTACGTAACCGCTAAACATGGCATGGTGGGCCTCACCAAAACGGCGGCCATTGAATACGCATCGCACGGCATTCGCATCAATGCCGTGGGGCCGGGTTATATTGATACTCCCCTGCTATCGGTGCTATCGGACGACATCAAACAGCAGTTAATTGGACTGCACCCCATTGGCCGTTTGGGTAAATCGGAGGAAGTGGCCGAGCTGGTTGTCTGGCTCAGTTCCGATAAAGCATCATTCGTCACGGGTTCCTACTATCCGGTCGATGGTGGGTATCTGGCTCGGTAA